In Laspinema palackyanum D2c, the genomic window CTTACAGCACGGTCGGGTTCAAACGGTTTTAAGGAGAAAATTTTAGTGGCATGCAGGGAAATTTGAATGAAATCGATATTCGGAGCATTCTACAACTCATTGAACTGGGACAGCGAACCGGAGAACTGTTTGTAGAAGCTTATGGGATTAACTCCGGCAATACCTGTGGCGGACGCGATAACGTGCGTGACTCCTTGGTATATCGCTATCCTTACCGAGATAAGCGATCGCGCTCCTGTGACCAATCCTGGTTTGTGTTCTTAAACAATGGACAAATCATTTATGCCGCCAATACGGATAGCAGCTTATCCCGATTGCGGGACTTCCTGCGGCGCTATAACGCAGAATCCGCCTTAGATAGCATCACCAACCTCTCCATATCTGCAACCAATGCCCTAGAATATGGCTATTTATGGGCCTTACTCGAAAACCACATCCTCACCCCAGCGCAAGGACGTAGCATCATTCAGGGCATGGTTCGCGAAACCCTCTTCGATCTACTCAGCCTCCACCAAGGCTCCTTTATTTTTGAAATGGGTCCCGCACTCGCGCCGCAACTGACCACCCTGGAGATTGCGCCCCTCGTGACCAAAATTATCAAACAGGTCCAGGAGTGGAAACAGTTTCATCCCCATATCCAATCCCCAAATCAATGCCCGGTGATCTCCGATGCCGCCCAGATGCGGGAAGCCCTTCCGGAAAATACCTTTAATAACCTCAATCGCTGGGCAGATGGGACCACCAACCTCCGCCAAATGTCCCGGTACCTGAATCGCGATATCTTAACCGTCGCCCGTGCCATCTATCCCTTCGTTCAGTTGGGATTGGTCCAACTCTTTTATCCCAACTCATCCTTGAATGGCAACGGGTTGGAAGGATGCGATGTCGATCAGGGATTTAAAATTCCCCGGGTGGTTTGTATCGAAGATGACATCACCGTGGGTAAAACCGTGGAAGCAATCCTCGCCCAATATGGGTATGAAGTAACC contains:
- a CDS encoding response regulator, with the translated sequence MQGNLNEIDIRSILQLIELGQRTGELFVEAYGINSGNTCGGRDNVRDSLVYRYPYRDKRSRSCDQSWFVFLNNGQIIYAANTDSSLSRLRDFLRRYNAESALDSITNLSISATNALEYGYLWALLENHILTPAQGRSIIQGMVRETLFDLLSLHQGSFIFEMGPALAPQLTTLEIAPLVTKIIKQVQEWKQFHPHIQSPNQCPVISDAAQMREALPENTFNNLNRWADGTTNLRQMSRYLNRDILTVARAIYPFVQLGLVQLFYPNSSLNGNGLEGCDVDQGFKIPRVVCIEDDITVGKTVEAILAQYGYEVTALMNPLKALSLVFHLKPDLILCDITMPELDGYEICAMLRHSSAFRQTPIVMLTGKDGFIDRVKARMVGATDYLTKPFGSSELLTIVEKYIGPGDPDIPEPDRVLAQVIEAEL